The Candidatus Zixiibacteriota bacterium genome includes a window with the following:
- a CDS encoding OmpA family protein, with protein sequence MKKIALLMVAVLVVTSVTGCGWSRRDKGTAIGAGAGAVVGGIIGDKAGNTAVGAILGAVIGGAAGAYIGNQMDKQAAEIERDLEGAKVERVGEGIKVTFESGILFDVNSSTLRPAAQSNLADLAQILNKYPDTDILVEGHTDATGTNEHNLDLSMHRAQSVANYMTGLQVLANRFKIMGYGEDQPIADNATAEGRQLNRRVEIAIYANDKLKDAARKKVEG encoded by the coding sequence ATGAAAAAGATCGCATTACTGATGGTAGCGGTGTTAGTGGTGACGAGTGTCACCGGCTGTGGCTGGTCTCGTCGCGACAAAGGTACTGCTATCGGCGCCGGCGCCGGAGCCGTGGTCGGCGGCATAATCGGCGATAAAGCCGGCAATACCGCCGTGGGCGCGATTCTCGGAGCGGTTATAGGCGGCGCAGCCGGGGCATATATCGGCAACCAGATGGACAAACAGGCGGCCGAGATCGAGCGTGATCTGGAGGGAGCCAAGGTCGAGCGCGTAGGTGAAGGTATCAAGGTTACATTCGAGTCCGGAATCCTTTTCGACGTCAACTCCTCCACCCTGCGTCCGGCGGCCCAGTCGAACCTGGCCGATCTGGCTCAGATTTTGAATAAGTATCCGGATACCGACATCCTGGTCGAAGGGCATACCGATGCCACCGGAACCAACGAGCACAATCTGGACTTGTCGATGCATCGGGCGCAATCGGTAGCGAATTATATGACCGGCCTGCAGGTGCTGGCAAACCGTTTCAAGATCATGGGATACGGAGAGGATCAACCTATCGCCGATAATGCGACCGCCGAAGGCCGCCAGTTGAACCGTCGGGTGGAAATCGCTATCTATGCCAACGATAAGTTGAAAGATGCGGCAAGGAAGAAAGTCGAAGGTTAA
- a CDS encoding caspase family protein, which yields MRHLLALLLAVVTLLLVFGCSENPTQPVNSSVDHSIALVQRPTFIETRPPEVVAQYTMHLTDPAIMALNKKPVPQPPPDTIEGDPNPNPAHKYAYVIGISDYEGTANDLTYCDDDAIAMKAWFQSQGFTVRMDLDGAATGNEIIAGLQWLIDNADPGDEVAFAYSGHGMKSTEGSAIISADLYYIPHGMVMSYFNAVNCTKKLATIDACVIGDFNDDVVSGTFMATASDVKYSYDAPDLEHGAWTWYWLDGVENQGLIYAEEAAPYAEAGFKAWASARHVKVDPIHTDAYDGDMDM from the coding sequence ATGAGACATCTGCTAGCTCTGTTGCTGGCCGTAGTGACTCTGCTGTTGGTATTCGGCTGTAGCGAGAACCCGACTCAGCCGGTCAACTCCTCGGTAGATCACTCAATCGCCTTAGTTCAGCGTCCTACGTTCATTGAGACTCGTCCACCTGAAGTCGTGGCTCAGTACACGATGCACCTGACTGATCCGGCTATCATGGCCCTGAACAAGAAGCCGGTTCCGCAGCCGCCGCCAGACACCATCGAAGGCGACCCCAATCCGAACCCCGCTCACAAGTACGCTTATGTGATCGGTATCTCCGATTATGAAGGCACCGCCAACGACCTGACGTACTGTGACGACGACGCAATCGCGATGAAGGCTTGGTTCCAGAGCCAGGGATTCACCGTTCGCATGGACCTCGATGGCGCCGCGACCGGTAACGAAATCATCGCCGGTCTCCAGTGGCTGATCGACAACGCCGACCCCGGTGATGAGGTTGCATTCGCCTACAGCGGTCACGGCATGAAGTCGACCGAAGGCTCGGCGATCATTTCCGCCGACCTGTACTACATCCCTCACGGCATGGTGATGTCGTACTTCAACGCTGTCAACTGCACCAAGAAGCTGGCTACGATTGACGCCTGCGTCATCGGTGACTTCAACGACGACGTGGTCAGCGGTACCTTCATGGCCACCGCCTCAGACGTCAAGTACTCCTACGATGCTCCCGATCTCGAGCACGGTGCCTGGACCTGGTACTGGCTCGACGGCGTTGAGAATCAGGGCCTTATCTATGCCGAGGAAGCGGCTCCGTACGCCGAGGCCGGTTTCAAGGCCTGGGCTTCCGCTCGCCATGTAAAGGTCGACCCAATCCACACCGACGCCTACGACGGCGACATGGATATGTAA
- a CDS encoding ABC transporter permease, translating to MISVGKLTAAAFRSIMRNRMRSLLTSLGIIIGVAAVIVMVAVGEGSQAKIESDINALGTNLLIVFPGSATSGGARMGAGSFNRFTFDDVDDIRRDATLLSGVSAVVRSGGQIIGGSSNWSTEIYGVDIDYFDIRNWQLESGAFFEQKDINGKRKVALLGKTVADELFPDQDPVGQTVRIRNIPFSVIGVLKEKGQSGMGADQDDVVLAPSTTVLYRLKGRQWVDMINASAASTEQVDAAIEEMREILRRSHKLEEGDDDDFSIRSQAEITEAVTSTTKTFTLLLGSIAAVSLIVGGIGIMNIMLVSVTERTREIGIRLSVGARESDILVQFLTEAVVLSITGGLTGILVSAAAVQILDYASDLNPIMTPEIMIISFLFSAAVGVFFGFYPARKAAALDPIDALRHE from the coding sequence ATGATATCGGTAGGGAAATTGACTGCGGCTGCTTTTCGCTCGATCATGCGTAACCGCATGCGGAGTCTGTTGACCTCGCTCGGCATTATCATCGGAGTCGCCGCGGTGATCGTCATGGTGGCGGTCGGTGAGGGCTCCCAGGCCAAGATCGAATCGGATATTAATGCTCTCGGCACCAACCTGTTGATCGTTTTCCCGGGTAGCGCCACTTCCGGCGGTGCACGAATGGGTGCGGGAAGTTTCAACCGCTTCACCTTTGACGATGTCGATGACATCCGCCGTGATGCCACTCTGCTCTCGGGTGTGTCGGCAGTGGTTCGCTCCGGTGGGCAGATCATCGGCGGCAGTTCCAACTGGTCGACCGAAATCTACGGTGTCGATATCGACTATTTCGATATCCGTAACTGGCAGCTCGAGAGCGGTGCGTTTTTCGAGCAGAAGGATATCAACGGTAAACGCAAAGTAGCCCTGTTGGGAAAAACCGTGGCCGATGAATTATTCCCTGACCAGGACCCAGTTGGGCAGACGGTGCGTATTCGTAACATTCCCTTCTCCGTTATCGGTGTTCTGAAAGAAAAAGGTCAGAGTGGTATGGGTGCGGATCAGGATGATGTCGTTCTTGCTCCTTCCACTACGGTTCTCTACCGCCTCAAGGGTCGTCAATGGGTTGACATGATCAACGCCAGCGCCGCCTCCACCGAGCAGGTCGATGCCGCCATAGAAGAGATGCGCGAGATTCTGCGCCGCTCTCATAAGCTGGAAGAAGGTGACGACGACGACTTCAGCATCCGCAGCCAGGCTGAAATTACCGAGGCTGTGACCTCGACCACCAAGACCTTCACGTTGCTTTTGGGCTCCATTGCCGCGGTCAGTCTTATCGTCGGCGGGATCGGCATCATGAATATCATGCTCGTTTCGGTGACGGAACGTACTCGCGAGATCGGTATAAGGCTTTCCGTTGGCGCCCGTGAGAGTGATATCCTGGTGCAGTTTCTGACCGAAGCCGTGGTGTTGAGTATCACCGGCGGATTGACCGGGATATTGGTATCGGCGGCGGCAGTTCAAATACTCGACTATGCCTCGGATCTCAATCCGATCATGACTCCGGAGATCATGATTATCTCGTTCCTTTTCTCGGCCGCTGTCGGTGTATTCTTCGGATTCTACCCGGCCCGTAAGGCGGCTGCGCTCGATCCTATCGACGCCCTCCGGCACGAATAA
- a CDS encoding ABC transporter ATP-binding protein, which translates to MATVIETHGLKRIFKVGQIEVPALRGIDLKVEAGEFVAIMGSSGSGKSTLMNLLGCLDSPSEGEYILNGERVDGLSKNERAAIRNRNIGFVFQGYNLLARTNALENVLLPLFYDREGRVANPEQAAREALSRVGLGDRMDHTPNQLSGGQQQRVAIARALVNRPAILLADEPTGNLDSRTSVEVISLFQKLNDDGVTVILVTHEPDIAGFAKRVVVLRDGLIVSDKTHEQQRVENADSNASLEAERRPS; encoded by the coding sequence ATGGCTACGGTAATTGAAACACACGGTCTGAAGCGAATCTTCAAGGTTGGTCAAATAGAAGTACCGGCTTTACGTGGTATCGACCTGAAGGTCGAAGCCGGGGAGTTCGTGGCAATCATGGGCTCCTCAGGTTCCGGCAAATCAACTCTGATGAATTTGCTCGGTTGTCTGGACAGTCCTTCCGAAGGAGAGTACATCCTTAACGGAGAACGGGTAGACGGCCTTTCCAAAAACGAACGGGCAGCGATTCGTAATCGGAATATCGGATTCGTTTTCCAGGGTTATAATTTGCTGGCTCGGACCAACGCCCTCGAAAATGTTCTGTTGCCGCTTTTTTACGATCGCGAAGGACGTGTCGCAAATCCGGAGCAAGCCGCCCGTGAGGCGCTCAGTCGTGTCGGACTCGGAGACCGAATGGATCACACCCCTAACCAGCTTTCGGGTGGTCAGCAACAGCGCGTGGCTATCGCTCGTGCTTTGGTAAACCGTCCGGCGATATTGCTCGCCGACGAACCGACCGGTAACCTTGACAGCCGCACTTCTGTCGAAGTAATCTCGCTTTTCCAGAAACTGAACGACGACGGCGTTACGGTAATTCTGGTTACTCACGAACCGGATATTGCCGGTTTCGCTAAACGAGTGGTCGTACTGCGCGACGGATTGATCGTCAGCGACAAAACACACGAGCAACAGCGGGTCGAAAATGCCGATTCAAATGCCTCGCTGGAAGCGGAAAGGAGACCGTCATGA
- a CDS encoding efflux RND transporter periplasmic adaptor subunit — protein sequence MKLRKIIWLVLGLVVVVAAVYLLKAGLSDAADLQYQFAELSKGDVENSVSATGSLSPVTTVEVGTQVSGTIDRVSVDFNDIVHQGQVLAVLDTSLLKLAVLEAQANVEKTEALLQEAQSNYNRNQRLFERGLISEADLLPFSVELKTQNASLTSAQAAFSRAERNLEYAVITSPINGIVVSRDVEEGQTVAASLSTPTLFVIAQDLARMEILAEVDESDIGEIKEGQEVRFDVATYSDKEFSGTVKQVRLQPETVSNVVTYTVVIEASNEDGYLLPGMTATIEFITDRRTDVLLVPNKALRFQPDEKQMMAAMEKMRSERQAQRQTDGNQPPSERPADSSGAGGGGQAMGPGQGMGGAQGSPPNDIGSVWYLDDSGNLRPAMLRTGLSNGTQTEVVASRDLTEGMKVIIGTGTGTTTSSSSSNDSQRRGPGFGGPPPGF from the coding sequence ATGAAGTTACGCAAAATAATATGGTTGGTACTGGGGCTGGTAGTGGTCGTTGCCGCGGTCTACCTTTTGAAGGCCGGTCTTAGCGACGCAGCCGATCTGCAGTACCAATTTGCCGAACTCAGTAAAGGAGACGTGGAGAATAGCGTCTCAGCCACCGGCAGTCTCTCTCCGGTGACCACCGTTGAGGTAGGAACTCAGGTTTCCGGCACCATTGATCGCGTTTCAGTCGATTTCAATGATATCGTCCATCAGGGTCAAGTGCTGGCCGTACTCGATACCTCACTCTTGAAGCTGGCGGTTTTAGAAGCTCAGGCAAACGTAGAAAAGACCGAAGCCCTCCTCCAGGAGGCACAATCCAATTACAACCGTAACCAGCGGCTTTTTGAACGAGGACTTATTTCAGAAGCCGATCTGCTGCCGTTTTCCGTAGAATTAAAGACTCAGAATGCCTCTCTGACTTCGGCCCAGGCAGCTTTCAGTCGTGCCGAACGCAACCTCGAATACGCCGTCATTACATCGCCGATCAATGGAATTGTGGTTTCCCGCGATGTTGAAGAAGGCCAAACCGTGGCGGCGAGTCTTTCGACACCAACCCTCTTCGTTATTGCTCAGGATTTGGCTCGGATGGAAATCCTCGCTGAAGTCGACGAGAGCGATATCGGGGAAATAAAAGAGGGGCAGGAGGTGCGGTTCGATGTCGCCACTTATTCCGACAAAGAATTTAGCGGAACGGTTAAACAGGTGCGATTGCAACCGGAGACAGTCTCCAACGTGGTGACTTACACGGTAGTGATCGAAGCTTCCAATGAAGACGGTTATCTGTTGCCCGGGATGACAGCCACTATCGAGTTCATTACCGATCGACGCACCGATGTCCTGTTGGTGCCTAACAAAGCTCTCCGTTTTCAGCCTGATGAGAAACAAATGATGGCGGCTATGGAGAAAATGCGCTCCGAGCGCCAGGCTCAACGGCAGACTGACGGCAATCAGCCTCCGAGTGAGCGTCCGGCTGACAGCTCCGGCGCCGGTGGCGGTGGTCAGGCTATGGGACCCGGCCAGGGTATGGGAGGGGCTCAGGGAAGCCCGCCTAATGATATCGGTTCAGTCTGGTATCTGGACGACTCCGGTAACCTGCGTCCGGCCATGTTGCGTACGGGTCTTTCCAATGGAACTCAGACTGAGGTCGTAGCCAGTCGTGATCTGACTGAAGGAATGAAAGTGATCATTGGCACCGGCACCGGTACGACAACCTCATCATCAAGTAGTAATGACAGTCAGCGACGCGGTCCCGGTTTTGGTGGTCCGCCGCCCGGATTCTAA
- a CDS encoding head GIN domain-containing protein has translation MKTSEAIIIGTITLILSFTSTSGARGLFDGWKGERGSGDMITQERTLQDFEAIESNIGADLYITIGSPQKVEVNLDDNLVDFIETEVHGKTLDITCRESYSSRRGCKITITVPKLVEIVHSGSGDIEIDGLKNDEFDMDLRGSGDFWINGQTQLLTISLSGSGDGVLEGETDELDVKISGSGSIDGSDLAARSARARVSGSGNIKVKATDDLDASVSGSGNILYYGRPERIDTNVSGSGSIRRR, from the coding sequence GTGAAAACATCCGAAGCAATTATAATAGGAACGATTACACTTATTTTATCCTTCACCTCCACTTCCGGAGCACGAGGATTATTCGACGGCTGGAAAGGTGAGCGAGGTTCCGGAGATATGATCACCCAGGAACGAACCTTGCAGGATTTCGAAGCCATCGAATCCAATATCGGCGCCGACCTATATATTACAATCGGAAGCCCTCAAAAGGTAGAAGTAAATCTAGACGACAACCTGGTTGACTTCATTGAAACCGAGGTTCACGGCAAGACACTCGATATCACTTGCCGGGAGTCCTATAGCAGCCGCCGGGGCTGTAAAATCACGATTACCGTCCCCAAACTGGTTGAGATTGTTCATTCCGGTTCCGGGGATATTGAGATCGACGGACTTAAAAACGATGAATTCGATATGGATTTACGCGGTTCGGGTGATTTCTGGATCAACGGCCAAACCCAATTGCTGACCATCAGCCTCTCCGGATCCGGAGACGGGGTTCTCGAGGGCGAAACAGATGAACTGGACGTGAAAATATCCGGATCGGGATCAATCGACGGCAGCGATTTAGCTGCCCGAAGTGCTCGCGCCCGGGTATCCGGATCCGGCAATATCAAAGTAAAAGCAACCGACGATCTGGATGCCTCGGTGTCCGGTTCGGGAAACATACTCTACTATGGACGACCGGAGCGGATCGACACCAATGTGTCGGGTTCAGGCTCGATTCGGAGGAGATAG
- a CDS encoding nitrilase-related carbon-nitrogen hydrolase, with protein MVQKDIKDLDITGHLERAKGDNPDLVCFSELAATGCLYHRRPVTPLEKICETLSPFNFGVMLGLPVQEPGGFFNSYLFYERGKYRLYHKINLFPPFGEPQIYESGHRIGLFETATDRLGTAICYDLRFEDIFTRLAEAGARKIFVPAAFPIERIDDYRDLLIKRAVDFNVHIIGINAVGSDDKYQFGGNSMVVAPDGSILAEAGRGRPETLTVEI; from the coding sequence GTGGTTCAGAAAGATATCAAAGACCTGGACATCACCGGTCATCTCGAGCGAGCTAAGGGAGACAATCCCGACCTGGTCTGCTTTTCTGAGTTGGCTGCAACCGGTTGTCTCTATCACCGCCGTCCGGTCACGCCGCTGGAGAAAATCTGTGAGACCTTATCGCCGTTCAACTTCGGCGTGATGCTCGGCTTGCCGGTCCAGGAACCGGGCGGCTTCTTCAACAGCTACCTTTTCTATGAGCGGGGTAAATATCGTCTCTATCATAAAATCAACCTGTTCCCCCCGTTCGGCGAACCGCAAATATATGAATCCGGCCATCGGATTGGTCTTTTCGAGACCGCGACCGACCGTTTGGGAACAGCTATTTGTTATGATCTCCGTTTTGAGGACATTTTCACCCGTCTGGCTGAAGCCGGAGCTCGAAAGATATTTGTCCCGGCAGCGTTTCCAATCGAACGGATTGACGACTATCGCGACCTGTTAATTAAGCGAGCCGTCGACTTCAATGTGCATATCATTGGTATTAACGCTGTTGGCTCCGACGACAAGTATCAATTCGGGGGTAACTCGATGGTTGTCGCACCTGATGGCTCAATCCTGGCCGAAGCCGGTCGAGGCCGCCCGGAGACACTGACTGTCGAGATATAG
- a CDS encoding C4-type zinc ribbon domain-containing protein, producing the protein MADDLDLLLKLQVIDYDLGELERSKEYLPDMMENLNREIEEAKAKYESATDQLDKSRISQKHLEVEVAAQEAELQKYQQQMMSIKTNKEYDALVAQIDTVKEAISSRETELLETIDLIGNLEKETVELKEKAAQIEEANTKQLAVLQEKVDSIGEKVSSKQQERNDVSSQIPRKTLSIYERVRRGKGRAAVVVVKKRACGACYKALTPRKVQEIKKRDKIYTCENCGCLLFWDDEQSN; encoded by the coding sequence ATGGCCGACGATCTTGATCTGTTGCTGAAACTGCAGGTTATCGATTACGATCTGGGTGAACTCGAGCGATCCAAAGAGTATCTCCCGGATATGATGGAGAACCTGAATCGCGAGATCGAAGAAGCTAAAGCGAAATACGAATCAGCTACGGATCAACTGGATAAGTCCAGAATCAGCCAGAAACACCTTGAGGTTGAGGTCGCTGCTCAAGAAGCAGAGCTGCAGAAATATCAGCAGCAGATGATGTCGATCAAAACCAACAAGGAGTACGATGCGCTGGTTGCCCAGATCGACACGGTCAAAGAAGCAATTTCCTCCAGAGAAACTGAGTTGCTGGAAACAATCGATCTGATCGGCAATCTCGAAAAAGAGACTGTCGAACTGAAAGAAAAAGCAGCCCAGATCGAAGAGGCCAACACCAAACAGTTGGCGGTGTTGCAGGAAAAAGTCGATTCGATCGGCGAAAAAGTCAGCAGCAAACAGCAGGAACGCAACGACGTCTCATCGCAAATACCGCGCAAGACGCTGAGCATCTACGAACGAGTGCGTCGCGGCAAAGGTCGCGCTGCCGTAGTCGTGGTGAAAAAGCGGGCCTGCGGCGCCTGCTACAAAGCGTTGACGCCGCGCAAGGTACAGGAAATCAAGAAGCGAGACAAAATCTATACGTGTGAAAACTGCGGCTGCCTGCTCTTTTGGGACGACGAACAGTCCAATTGA
- the guaB gene encoding IMP dehydrogenase, with protein sequence MARLLDKIALTFDDVLLVPSYSEVLPRETDVSTRIGPGIELNIPVVSAAMDTVTESHLAMALARLGGIGVIHKNMDIEYQAGEVDKVKRSESGMIVDPITLPANRTVGDAMQVMEHFSISGIPITDNGKLVGILTNRDLRFSPDPNQPISDLMTTENLVTVKPGTDLDTAKELLHRHRIEKLLIVDENQMLKGMITVKDIVKRIQYPLACKDPHGRLRVAAAVGVGDDLMPRSEALIAAGVDMLCVDSSHGHSKGVLNAISQLKKKYPETPLMAGNIATADGAKALIDSGADCVKVGIGPGSICTTRVVTGAGVPQVTAIMNAVEAAAKVNIPIIADGGIRYSGDVAKALALGASAVMIGSLFAGVEESPGETILFEGRSFKVYRGMGSLGAMKKGSADRYFQSKEDETSKLVPEGVEGRLPFKGPLKDSVHQLIGGLQAGMGLCGAANLTEFTEKATMVRITSAGVIESHPHSVSITKEAPNYRRMF encoded by the coding sequence ATGGCCAGACTGCTCGACAAGATCGCTCTGACGTTTGACGATGTTTTGCTGGTACCCAGCTATTCCGAGGTACTCCCGCGGGAAACCGATGTCTCGACCAGAATCGGACCCGGAATCGAACTCAATATTCCGGTTGTCTCCGCGGCTATGGATACCGTCACGGAATCGCACCTTGCCATGGCGCTCGCTCGTCTGGGGGGAATTGGCGTAATCCATAAGAATATGGATATCGAGTATCAAGCCGGCGAGGTGGATAAAGTAAAACGATCCGAATCCGGTATGATCGTCGATCCAATCACTCTTCCCGCCAATCGAACGGTCGGCGACGCCATGCAGGTAATGGAACACTTCTCCATTTCCGGCATCCCGATCACCGATAACGGCAAGCTCGTCGGCATTCTGACCAACCGTGACCTGCGCTTCTCCCCCGATCCGAATCAACCGATCAGCGACCTGATGACGACCGAAAATCTGGTTACGGTCAAGCCCGGAACCGACCTGGACACGGCCAAGGAATTGCTGCATCGTCATCGCATCGAGAAACTGCTGATAGTCGATGAAAACCAGATGCTCAAAGGGATGATCACGGTTAAAGATATCGTGAAGCGAATCCAGTATCCGCTGGCGTGCAAGGACCCGCACGGGCGTCTCCGCGTAGCGGCAGCGGTGGGAGTTGGTGACGATTTAATGCCCCGTTCCGAAGCGTTGATCGCGGCAGGAGTCGACATGCTGTGCGTCGACAGCTCGCACGGCCATAGCAAGGGTGTCCTGAACGCTATTTCTCAACTAAAGAAAAAATATCCCGAAACCCCGCTGATGGCCGGTAATATCGCCACGGCCGACGGGGCCAAAGCTCTCATAGACAGTGGTGCGGACTGTGTCAAAGTCGGTATCGGTCCCGGCTCGATTTGTACGACGCGAGTCGTGACCGGCGCCGGCGTACCGCAGGTAACGGCAATCATGAACGCCGTCGAGGCCGCCGCCAAAGTCAACATACCGATCATTGCCGACGGCGGCATTCGCTATTCCGGCGATGTTGCCAAAGCGCTGGCTCTGGGTGCGAGCGCCGTTATGATCGGTTCACTTTTTGCCGGGGTTGAGGAATCTCCCGGCGAAACGATCCTGTTCGAGGGTCGCTCGTTCAAAGTTTATCGCGGCATGGGATCACTCGGAGCCATGAAGAAAGGTTCGGCCGACCGCTACTTCCAGAGCAAAGAGGATGAAACCTCCAAGCTGGTTCCGGAAGGAGTCGAGGGACGGCTGCCGTTCAAGGGTCCTCTTAAAGACTCGGTGCACCAACTCATCGGCGGTCTTCAGGCCGGCATGGGTTTGTGCGGCGCCGCCAATCTGACCGAGTTCACCGAAAAGGCAACGATGGTCAGAATCACTTCAGCGGGCGTGATTGAATCGCACCCGCATTCGGTGTCGATCACAAAAGAAGCGCCTAATTATCGGCGTATGTTCTAA